One genomic segment of Hordeum vulgare subsp. vulgare chromosome 2H, MorexV3_pseudomolecules_assembly, whole genome shotgun sequence includes these proteins:
- the LOC123426289 gene encoding reticulon-like protein B8 isoform X2 codes for MLWCLVTVGSIKHDHKPENFEANFRGRNLQATTWRQTQFTLIALMWPWPTAQLRASPLAHLSLSFNKLVALKNSSSPSLSQKRKKRIPLLLLTFPNFPLLSDWYPSNACFVGSVRRKINSFSCLLIPLLLVCGTMPEHSENATENMMSGIMDAIADKLPKQKSVRFDIDDQGSISGQAKKLFGGHKSVHHILGGGKSADVLLWRNKKISSSVLAVATAAWVFFEWLGYHLLTIVSFVLVFGMVIQFGWSSFAGMLNGSPSNVPRVELPEELFANIGAAVGAQVNNFLGSLQDVSSGRDLKQFLMVIAGFVVTAFIGSWFSLITVIYIGFVCAHTLPVFYERYHDQVDEVLYNMLGLVGSQYQKLDKGVLSKIPKGNLKFRKSQ; via the exons ATGCTGTGGTGTTTGGTGACGGTAGGTTCTATTAAGCATGATCACAAACCA GAAAATTTCGAGGCTAATTTTAGGGGAAGGAATCTCCAGGCTACTACATGGCGACAAACTCAGTTCACACTTATTGCTCTAATGTGGCCCTGGCCCACAGCCCAATTACGAgcaagcccactggcccacctatCCCTTTCATTCAACAAACTAGTTGCTCTTAAGaattcctcttctccttctctctctcaaaaaaggaagaaaagaattcctcttctcctcctgacATTTCCCAACTTTCCCCTCTTGTCTGATTGGTACCCCTCCAACGCCTGCTTCGTGGGATCAGTTCGCCGGAAGATCAACAGCTTTAGTTGCCTACTGATCCCTCTTTTGCTTG TGTGTGGAACGATGCCAGAGCACTCTGAGAATGCCACAGAGAACATGATGAGTGGCATCATGGACGCCATCGCCGACAAGCTCCCCAAGCAAAAGTCTGTCAGGTTCGACATCGACGATCAGGGCTCCATCTCCGGCCAGGCCAAGAAGCTCTTCGGGGGCCACAAGTCTGTCCACCACATCCTTGGCGGCGGAAAAT CCGCCGACGTGCTACTGTGGAGGAACAAGAAGATCTCATCCAGCGTTCTTGCTGTTGCAACAGCTGCCTGGGTCTTCTTCGAGTGGCTCGGCTACCATTTGCTGACCATCGTATCATTTGTGCTTGTTTTTGGCATGGTTATCCAGTTCGGATGGTCCAGCTTCGCAGGCATGCTCAATGG GTCTCCTTCTAACGTGCCCCGTGTAGAGTTGCCAGAGGAGCTGTTTGCAAACATCGGTGCCGCTGTCGGCGCCCAGGTGAACAACTTCTTGGGAAGCCTTCAGGATGTGTCCAGTGGAAGAGACCTGAAGCAGTTCCTTATG GTGATTGCCGGGTTCGTTGTCACCGCTTTCATCGGGAGCTGGTTCAGTCTCATCACCGTTATCTACATCG GGTTTGTGTGTGCACACACTCTACCAGTGTTCTATGAGAGGTATCATGATCAAGTCGATGAGGTGCTGTACAACATGCTTGGGTTGGTTGGGAGTCAGTACCAGAAGCTTGACAAGGGCGTCTTGAGCAAGATACCAAAAGGGAACCTCAAGTTCAGGAAGAGCCAGTAG
- the LOC123426289 gene encoding reticulon-like protein B8 isoform X1, producing MLWCLVTVGSIKHDHKPENFEANFRGRNLQATTWRQTQFTLIALMWPWPTAQLRASPLAHLSLSFNKLVALKNSSSPSLSQKRKKRIPLLLLTFPNFPLLSDWYPSNACFVGSVRRKINSFSCLLIPLLLGTKRDMLKINMKLDLLAFYVEWRSYFPVCGTMPEHSENATENMMSGIMDAIADKLPKQKSVRFDIDDQGSISGQAKKLFGGHKSVHHILGGGKSADVLLWRNKKISSSVLAVATAAWVFFEWLGYHLLTIVSFVLVFGMVIQFGWSSFAGMLNGSPSNVPRVELPEELFANIGAAVGAQVNNFLGSLQDVSSGRDLKQFLMVIAGFVVTAFIGSWFSLITVIYIGFVCAHTLPVFYERYHDQVDEVLYNMLGLVGSQYQKLDKGVLSKIPKGNLKFRKSQ from the exons ATGCTGTGGTGTTTGGTGACGGTAGGTTCTATTAAGCATGATCACAAACCA GAAAATTTCGAGGCTAATTTTAGGGGAAGGAATCTCCAGGCTACTACATGGCGACAAACTCAGTTCACACTTATTGCTCTAATGTGGCCCTGGCCCACAGCCCAATTACGAgcaagcccactggcccacctatCCCTTTCATTCAACAAACTAGTTGCTCTTAAGaattcctcttctccttctctctctcaaaaaaggaagaaaagaattcctcttctcctcctgacATTTCCCAACTTTCCCCTCTTGTCTGATTGGTACCCCTCCAACGCCTGCTTCGTGGGATCAGTTCGCCGGAAGATCAACAGCTTTAGTTGCCTACTGATCCCTCTTTTGCTTG GCACTAAAAGAGACATGTTGAAAATAAATATGAAGCTTGATTTGCTCGCGTTTTATGTCGAATGGAGATCGTATTTTCCAGTGTGTGGAACGATGCCAGAGCACTCTGAGAATGCCACAGAGAACATGATGAGTGGCATCATGGACGCCATCGCCGACAAGCTCCCCAAGCAAAAGTCTGTCAGGTTCGACATCGACGATCAGGGCTCCATCTCCGGCCAGGCCAAGAAGCTCTTCGGGGGCCACAAGTCTGTCCACCACATCCTTGGCGGCGGAAAAT CCGCCGACGTGCTACTGTGGAGGAACAAGAAGATCTCATCCAGCGTTCTTGCTGTTGCAACAGCTGCCTGGGTCTTCTTCGAGTGGCTCGGCTACCATTTGCTGACCATCGTATCATTTGTGCTTGTTTTTGGCATGGTTATCCAGTTCGGATGGTCCAGCTTCGCAGGCATGCTCAATGG GTCTCCTTCTAACGTGCCCCGTGTAGAGTTGCCAGAGGAGCTGTTTGCAAACATCGGTGCCGCTGTCGGCGCCCAGGTGAACAACTTCTTGGGAAGCCTTCAGGATGTGTCCAGTGGAAGAGACCTGAAGCAGTTCCTTATG GTGATTGCCGGGTTCGTTGTCACCGCTTTCATCGGGAGCTGGTTCAGTCTCATCACCGTTATCTACATCG GGTTTGTGTGTGCACACACTCTACCAGTGTTCTATGAGAGGTATCATGATCAAGTCGATGAGGTGCTGTACAACATGCTTGGGTTGGTTGGGAGTCAGTACCAGAAGCTTGACAAGGGCGTCTTGAGCAAGATACCAAAAGGGAACCTCAAGTTCAGGAAGAGCCAGTAG
- the LOC123426289 gene encoding reticulon-like protein B8 isoform X3, with protein MPEHSENATENMMSGIMDAIADKLPKQKSVRFDIDDQGSISGQAKKLFGGHKSVHHILGGGKSADVLLWRNKKISSSVLAVATAAWVFFEWLGYHLLTIVSFVLVFGMVIQFGWSSFAGMLNGSPSNVPRVELPEELFANIGAAVGAQVNNFLGSLQDVSSGRDLKQFLMVIAGFVVTAFIGSWFSLITVIYIGFVCAHTLPVFYERYHDQVDEVLYNMLGLVGSQYQKLDKGVLSKIPKGNLKFRKSQ; from the exons ATGCCAGAGCACTCTGAGAATGCCACAGAGAACATGATGAGTGGCATCATGGACGCCATCGCCGACAAGCTCCCCAAGCAAAAGTCTGTCAGGTTCGACATCGACGATCAGGGCTCCATCTCCGGCCAGGCCAAGAAGCTCTTCGGGGGCCACAAGTCTGTCCACCACATCCTTGGCGGCGGAAAAT CCGCCGACGTGCTACTGTGGAGGAACAAGAAGATCTCATCCAGCGTTCTTGCTGTTGCAACAGCTGCCTGGGTCTTCTTCGAGTGGCTCGGCTACCATTTGCTGACCATCGTATCATTTGTGCTTGTTTTTGGCATGGTTATCCAGTTCGGATGGTCCAGCTTCGCAGGCATGCTCAATGG GTCTCCTTCTAACGTGCCCCGTGTAGAGTTGCCAGAGGAGCTGTTTGCAAACATCGGTGCCGCTGTCGGCGCCCAGGTGAACAACTTCTTGGGAAGCCTTCAGGATGTGTCCAGTGGAAGAGACCTGAAGCAGTTCCTTATG GTGATTGCCGGGTTCGTTGTCACCGCTTTCATCGGGAGCTGGTTCAGTCTCATCACCGTTATCTACATCG GGTTTGTGTGTGCACACACTCTACCAGTGTTCTATGAGAGGTATCATGATCAAGTCGATGAGGTGCTGTACAACATGCTTGGGTTGGTTGGGAGTCAGTACCAGAAGCTTGACAAGGGCGTCTTGAGCAAGATACCAAAAGGGAACCTCAAGTTCAGGAAGAGCCAGTAG
- the LOC123426290 gene encoding U4/U6 small nuclear ribonucleoprotein Prp31 homolog: MQFGIPEESPLGDGLGEGYGMLGQAGNGRLRVSAAQNKLAAKVAKKFKEKSYGSSGATSGLTSSLAFTPVQGIELSNPQAHGNLLGSGTQNTYFSENGTFSRMSRPGG; encoded by the exons GTGATGGTTTGGGGGAAGGTTATGGCATGCTTGGGCAGGCCGGGAATGGGAGGCTACGTGTCTCAGCTGCGCAGAACAAACTTGCTGCTAAAGTGGCAAAAAA ATTCAAGGAGAAGAGTTATGGTAGCAGTGGTGCAACATCTGGACTGACATCTAGTTTGGCCTTTACACCAGTTCAG GGAATAGAGCTGTCAAACCCACAGGCACATGGGAACCTTCTTGGAAGTGGAACCCAGAACACCTACTTCTCGGAGAACGGAACATTTTCTCGGATGAGTAGGCCTGGAGGCTAG